In Desulfobacterales bacterium, the genomic stretch CACAATATGACGGCGCGCTCCATGGCGTTGACCAGCTCCCGGACATTGCCCGGCCAGGAATAGCGGCAGAGAACCCGTTTTGCGCCTTCAGTTAATTGAATATCCCGTCCCTCGCCGGTACGCTTTAAAACGTATTCAGCAATCGCGCTCACATCCTCCGTGCGCTTGCGCAGAGGCGGGACATCAATTGGAAACACATTAATGCGGTAAAACAAATCCCGGCGAAAAAGCCTCTTTTCAACAAGATCTTCCAGGTTTTGATTCGTCGCGCATATGATGCGCACATCCACAGGTATCTCCGCGTTGCCGCCCACACGCTGAATCCGTTTTTCTTCAAGGGTGCGCAAAAGTTTGCTCTGGGCCTCCATCGGCATATCCCCGATCTCATCCAGAAACAGGGTCCCCCCGGAGGCATACTCAAACTTTCCCTTGGTACGCTTATCCGCGCCGGTAAAGGCCCCTTTTTCATAGCCGAACAACTCCGACTCGACCAGGGAGGGGGTAATGGCCGCGCAGTTGACCGGTACAAACCGCTGTGCGCTTCGGGGACTGACTTTATGGATATACCTTGCGACAAGCTCCTTGCCGGTTCCGGACTCCCCCCTTACCAGTGCGGCCGTATCCCTTTTGGCCACTTGCCCGGCGATCTCCATGAGCTGGGCCATGGGTTGTGAATTATAGATAATTTCATCAGGACCCGCCTTCTCCTGCAGCTCCTCTTTCAATTCCCGGTTTTCGGCCATAATCCGGGAAATTCCCAGGGCACGCTCAACCGTCAGCAGGAGCCGTTCTTCTTCAAAGGGTTTGGTTATATAATCGACCGCCCCCTCCCGCATGGCCTCCACCGCCGAATCCACAGTGGCAAAAGCGGTGATGAAAATAAAGGAACATTGAATATTGAGTTCCCGAACAGTTCGAAACAAAGTCATACCATCCATGGAGGGCATTTTAATATCAGTAATAACGATATCATAGGCCTTTTCCCGGATCATTTCCAGCGCCGCCTCCCCGTCAGCTGCCTGATCCACCTGATATCCGCTTTCAGTGAGCATGATGCTCAGCAGATGCCGCATTTTTTTTTCGTCTTCAACCACCAGAATATAAGCCATGGTTTATGCGTCCAAGCTCCGAATTATTTATAGGATTGGATTCTCGGATTTATTTCGGGGTATCTCAACAGTAAAAACTGCCCCGCCCTTGATGTAATTGTCTGCGTAAACAACTCCGCCATGGGCTTTTACGACTTGAGTCGCGAATGTCAGGCCCAGACCGCTGCCCTTGGAGCGGGTGGAATAAAAGGGCTCAAAAATCTTTTCCATATCCGCCTCGGCAATTCCCGGTCCTTG encodes the following:
- a CDS encoding sigma-54 dependent transcriptional regulator, with translation MAYILVVEDEKKMRHLLSIMLTESGYQVDQAADGEAALEMIREKAYDIVITDIKMPSMDGMTLFRTVRELNIQCSFIFITAFATVDSAVEAMREGAVDYITKPFEEERLLLTVERALGISRIMAENRELKEELQEKAGPDEIIYNSQPMAQLMEIAGQVAKRDTAALVRGESGTGKELVARYIHKVSPRSAQRFVPVNCAAITPSLVESELFGYEKGAFTGADKRTKGKFEYASGGTLFLDEIGDMPMEAQSKLLRTLEEKRIQRVGGNAEIPVDVRIICATNQNLEDLVEKRLFRRDLFYRINVFPIDVPPLRKRTEDVSAIAEYVLKRTGEGRDIQLTEGAKRVLCRYSWPGNVRELVNAMERAVILCRKEGVVTAETLSFLQVDNVCGDGSFALPPEGLSIEELEANLVRQALEITQNNQSSAAKLLGLTRAKFRVLMKQAGIK